One Thermodesulfobacteriota bacterium genomic window, TGACCTCCAGGGTGGCCAGCGCCGCGGCGCAGCTCACGGGGTTGCCCGCGTAGGTGCCTCCCAGCCCCCCCACCTCCGGCGCGTCCATGATCTCGGCCCGGCCGGTCACCGCACTCAGGGGAAAGCCCGAGGCCAGGGACTTGGCCATGGTGATCACGTCGGGGACGACCCCGAGCACGTCGCTCGCAAAGAGCCTGCCCGTGCGGCCGAAGGCGGTCTGGACCTCGTCGGCCACGGTGACGATGCCCCGGGCGGCCGCGATCTCGTGCACCCGCTGGGCGAAGCGGGCGGGGGCCGGGATGAACCCGCCCTCCCCCTGGACGGGCTCGTAGACGATGGCCGCCACGGCGTCGGGGTCCACCAGGGTGACGAAGGCGTGCTCCAGGTTCCTGGCGCACTCCACGTCGCAGCTCTCGGGTCCCCCTGCGCCGAACGGGCATCGGTAGCAGTAGGCGAAGGGCAGGCGGTAGACCTCGTCCGCGAAGGGGCCGAAGCTCTTCTTGTAGGGCACGATCTTGCTGGTGAGGCTCATGCCCAGCAGCGTGCGGCCGTGAAAGCCGTTCTCGAAGCAGATCATCGCGGGCCGACGGGTGTAGCAGCGGGCCACCTTGACGGCGTTCTCCACCGCCTCGGCGCCGCTGTTGACCATCATGGTCTTCTTGGGGTGGGTGCCGGGGGTGCGGGCGTTGAGCTCCTCGGCCAGGCGCACGTAGGGCTCGTAGGGCATCACGTGGAAGCAGGTGTGGACGAACCGCTCTATCTGCTCGCGCGCGGCGGCCAGGATCCGGGGGTGGCCGTGTCCCGTGCCGATCACCGCGATGCCCCCGGCCAAGTCGATGAACTCCCGCCCCTCCACGTCCGTTACCCGGGCGCCCGAGGCACTCCGGGCGAAAAAGGTCGTGGTGTTGAAGGGCCCCCGCGGCACGGCCCGGTTGCGCCGCTCCAGCAGCTCTCGGTTGGTCGTCCCCATGTCGTTCCTCCCTCGGTTGGCGTCCTGCGGCCGCCGGGCCGCACCTGCCGCGGACCATCGTCCGGGTGAGACACCG contains:
- the gabT gene encoding 4-aminobutyrate--2-oxoglutarate transaminase; this encodes MGTTNRELLERRNRAVPRGPFNTTTFFARSASGARVTDVEGREFIDLAGGIAVIGTGHGHPRILAAAREQIERFVHTCFHVMPYEPYVRLAEELNARTPGTHPKKTMMVNSGAEAVENAVKVARCYTRRPAMICFENGFHGRTLLGMSLTSKIVPYKKSFGPFADEVYRLPFAYCYRCPFGAGGPESCDVECARNLEHAFVTLVDPDAVAAIVYEPVQGEGGFIPAPARFAQRVHEIAAARGIVTVADEVQTAFGRTGRLFASDVLGVVPDVITMAKSLASGFPLSAVTGRAEIMDAPEVGGLGGTYAGNPVSCAAALATLEVIDEEKLCDRGARVGEIIRSRLGAMQERFPMVGDVRGLGAMMAMELVTDRKTKAPAAAQTKELGAYVRDRGVVLLTCGSLSNVVRLLPPLLITDEDLHRGLDVVEEGLGMLAKKAG